From a region of the bacterium genome:
- a CDS encoding T9SS type A sorting domain-containing protein, with the protein MAGSYSYPIAQNFPLLMKLTESGATALYYWYSMNPSVTLRSVVQTSDSTLMLAGLVALSSTRMFAMGTRVTHETTWTLSYSASQDSSYSLCGVATAEGGAILAGRLSQNGHYGAGLFQVSAGGALTGTSFLDADSSFEAAALQRTSDGGLILAGTWGAGDGRDMYVVRMDAQLIPLWRRHFGGDLADGATAVLQLPTGAFIVAGWTRSSGNGPSDGVLAQLSSSGDVQWMQTIGEGGDDVLTALAPAPDGGFYTAGYGQGSDSSLNLHLMRFPPGSGIVGTVRDLTTNLPVSGACISVAGTADSVLSDSTGHYVFRVLPGTYDFVVGGRCVARDTLRDINVLPDSVMALDVTARLPHGRVVESSLNPVVHNHVVSTVPLYVHNDGPGVLDFSAGAQSLHPAGTWLTVTPERGSVAAGDSFALQIGIDVDTSDTGLPDYLGSISVAMNSCPDTLHRVSIAVTVLSSDASPQAVATKYDLSVYPNPFNAQTALSLSLPQRTLVSLVLYDVTGRVVRTLCDGVREAGVQRFEVDGSALPSGLYFARVETPAYSRTHKLVLLK; encoded by the coding sequence GTGGCCGGGTCATATTCGTACCCGATCGCGCAGAATTTTCCCCTGCTGATGAAGCTGACGGAGTCTGGGGCAACCGCATTGTACTACTGGTACTCCATGAACCCTTCCGTTACCCTCCGCAGCGTCGTGCAGACGTCCGACTCGACCCTGATGCTGGCTGGCCTTGTTGCCCTGAGTTCGACACGAATGTTTGCCATGGGAACGCGCGTCACGCATGAAACAACGTGGACCTTGTCTTACAGCGCCTCGCAGGACTCGAGCTATTCCCTGTGCGGCGTGGCAACGGCAGAAGGCGGTGCCATCCTTGCCGGGAGGCTGTCACAGAACGGACACTACGGTGCGGGACTCTTTCAGGTAAGCGCAGGCGGAGCCCTGACGGGGACGAGCTTTCTCGATGCCGATAGTTCCTTTGAGGCCGCTGCCCTGCAGCGCACGAGTGACGGCGGGCTGATTCTGGCCGGCACATGGGGTGCCGGAGACGGGCGAGACATGTACGTGGTGCGCATGGACGCGCAGCTTATTCCGTTGTGGCGGCGGCATTTCGGGGGTGATCTTGCGGACGGTGCCACTGCAGTGTTGCAACTCCCGACCGGCGCGTTTATCGTCGCGGGATGGACACGCTCATCCGGCAATGGGCCATCCGATGGGGTACTTGCGCAACTTAGTTCATCCGGCGACGTGCAGTGGATGCAGACGATTGGAGAAGGCGGCGACGACGTGCTGACGGCGCTCGCGCCGGCACCGGACGGCGGTTTCTACACAGCGGGCTATGGACAGGGTTCCGACAGCTCGTTGAATCTGCATCTGATGCGGTTTCCGCCTGGAAGCGGTATTGTAGGCACGGTGCGCGACCTGACCACCAACCTCCCGGTCTCAGGCGCTTGCATATCCGTTGCGGGGACAGCAGATTCCGTCTTGAGCGATTCGACAGGACATTACGTGTTCCGGGTGCTTCCGGGCACCTATGATTTTGTCGTTGGAGGCCGCTGCGTGGCTCGCGACACTTTGCGCGACATTAACGTGCTCCCAGACTCCGTAATGGCGCTCGACGTGACGGCGCGTCTGCCACACGGGCGAGTCGTCGAATCCTCTCTCAACCCGGTTGTGCATAATCATGTCGTCTCCACCGTACCGCTGTATGTTCATAATGACGGACCGGGAGTGCTGGATTTCTCCGCAGGGGCGCAGAGTCTGCACCCGGCGGGGACATGGCTGACCGTGACTCCGGAAAGAGGTTCGGTGGCGGCCGGCGATTCCTTTGCACTGCAGATCGGCATCGACGTGGATACGTCCGATACCGGCTTGCCGGATTATCTCGGCTCTATTTCTGTAGCGATGAACTCGTGCCCGGATACGTTGCATCGTGTCTCGATTGCGGTCACTGTGCTGTCGTCAGATGCCTCACCCCAAGCGGTGGCGACGAAGTACGATCTTTCGGTCTATCCGAATCCGTTCAATGCGCAGACGGCGCTGTCCCTGTCGCTGCCCCAGCGCACGCTGGTGTCCCTGGTGCTTTACGACGTGACGGGCCGCGTGGTCCGCACGCTCTGTGATGGCGTGCGGGAGGCCGGAGTGCAGCGATTTGAGGTCGACGGCTCGGCGCTGCCGTCGGGGTTGTATTTTGCCCGCGTGGAAACACCGGCCTATTCCCGCACCCATAAACTGGTTCTCTTGAAATAG
- a CDS encoding T9SS type A sorting domain-containing protein: MRRASMVLLTTLIVCCAALADPPRPLWTRTYGGEGDQRAYCMYRAADGSLVIGGSASIPNGLGHQALVMKVAANGDSLWSLLYPAQPNPYDSVVALAIAPMTDGGYILTGRNGSCPFLLKVTATGTIGWSYSYTTFYFAQGCGVVQAADTALLMVGWNGVSTPSLFNLRTSRTGGIRWSRTNYGFGYGLTVLATPDSGATVAGRLEGSSTGAALMHLNFRGDTVWSRVYDAGSTLEIAAVQRTADRGMVLAGTWNSSDRDAYVVLTDSVGHAVWRRHFGGNLNNEAHAVLQLQNGSFIVAGNTETSGRQLDGLLARLAPDGSVLWTQMVGDASDDALTALALADSGGFYAAGTFQSPADQTADICLLRFPPGSGIQGVIRDSVTGRPVPNVRVSRPGSSDEAHSDSAGRYALYTTPGTYDFIINGTCVARDTVRGVEVLPDSMMAQNWAARLPQIRLAESSINPVVHNHIPTTVPVYVHNDGPGVLDFTAWSQVSAPRSPWLSVAPLSGSIAAGDSLALQVRVQADTTNGGVFDYLGAVFIDANSCPDTLRHVSVSASILETDSRPDLRPVRYDLSVYPNPFNPQTTLSLSLPQRTMVSLVLYDVTGRVVRTLCDGVREAGVRRFNVDGSALPSGLYFARVETPAYSRTQKLVLLK; encoded by the coding sequence ATGAGACGTGCTTCGATGGTTTTGCTGACTACGCTGATTGTCTGTTGTGCCGCGCTGGCCGATCCGCCGCGCCCCTTGTGGACGCGCACCTATGGGGGTGAGGGAGACCAGCGGGCTTATTGTATGTACCGCGCAGCGGATGGCTCGCTGGTCATCGGCGGCTCGGCGTCCATTCCGAACGGCTTGGGACACCAGGCACTGGTGATGAAGGTGGCGGCTAATGGCGACAGCCTCTGGTCGCTGCTCTATCCCGCGCAGCCCAATCCCTACGACAGTGTGGTCGCTCTGGCGATTGCCCCGATGACCGACGGAGGTTACATTCTCACGGGCCGCAACGGCAGTTGCCCCTTTCTGCTCAAGGTGACGGCCACGGGTACTATCGGCTGGAGCTACAGCTACACTACATTTTACTTTGCCCAAGGTTGCGGTGTGGTGCAAGCGGCCGATACGGCGCTGCTTATGGTGGGGTGGAACGGCGTGTCGACCCCCAGTCTGTTTAACTTGCGCACCAGCCGCACGGGTGGTATCCGCTGGAGCCGTACCAACTATGGTTTCGGCTACGGCCTGACGGTGCTGGCGACCCCTGACAGCGGCGCGACCGTGGCCGGAAGGCTGGAAGGCAGCAGTACCGGCGCGGCTCTGATGCATCTGAATTTTCGCGGCGATACGGTGTGGTCCCGGGTGTATGACGCCGGAAGCACGCTGGAAATCGCCGCTGTGCAGCGCACCGCGGATCGGGGGATGGTGCTGGCCGGCACATGGAACAGTTCGGACCGTGACGCGTATGTGGTGCTGACCGACAGCGTGGGACATGCGGTCTGGCGGCGGCATTTCGGCGGCAATCTGAATAATGAAGCCCATGCCGTACTGCAGCTTCAGAACGGCAGCTTCATCGTGGCCGGCAACACGGAAACGTCAGGCCGGCAATTGGATGGACTGCTCGCCCGGCTGGCTCCGGACGGCTCGGTGCTTTGGACGCAAATGGTGGGAGATGCCAGCGACGATGCTCTTACCGCTCTGGCGCTGGCCGACAGCGGCGGCTTCTACGCGGCCGGCACCTTTCAGTCTCCGGCTGATCAAACCGCCGACATCTGCCTGCTCCGCTTTCCTCCCGGCAGCGGCATTCAAGGCGTGATCCGGGACAGCGTCACCGGACGCCCTGTGCCCAACGTGCGCGTCTCGCGGCCAGGTTCCTCCGATGAAGCGCATAGCGATTCTGCCGGACGCTACGCACTATATACCACTCCCGGCACGTACGACTTCATTATCAACGGGACATGCGTTGCCCGCGACACCGTGCGCGGCGTGGAAGTCCTGCCCGACTCCATGATGGCGCAGAATTGGGCCGCGCGGCTGCCGCAGATTCGCCTCGCCGAGTCCTCGATCAATCCCGTGGTGCATAACCATATCCCCACCACGGTACCGGTCTACGTGCACAATGACGGCCCCGGCGTGCTGGACTTTACCGCGTGGTCGCAGGTGTCTGCTCCGCGCTCCCCGTGGTTATCGGTCGCGCCCCTCAGCGGTTCGATTGCAGCAGGCGATTCCCTCGCCCTGCAGGTCCGTGTTCAGGCGGATACGACCAACGGCGGAGTGTTCGATTATCTTGGCGCGGTGTTCATTGACGCCAATTCCTGCCCGGACACGCTGCGCCATGTCTCCGTGTCTGCCAGTATACTGGAGACGGACAGCCGCCCCGATCTGAGACCCGTCCGCTATGATCTGTCGGTCTATCCGAATCCGTTCAATCCGCAGACGACGCTGTCCCTGTCGCTGCCGCAGCGCACGATGGTGTCCCTGGTGCTTTACGACGTGACGGGCCGTGTGGTCCGCACGCTCTGCGATGGCGTGCGGGAGGCCGGAGTGCGGCGCTTCAACGTGGACGGCTCGGCGCTGCCGTCGGGGTTGTATTTTGCCCGCGTGGAAACCCCGGCCTATTCCCGTACCCAGAAACTGGTTCTCTTGAAATAA
- a CDS encoding response regulator, with translation MTRRKRILYIEDDATVRAEIGMLLEILGYEVTFAGDAPEARKRFHEKPVDLVLTDLYMPGGLGTELLKEFHHAQPDLPVIVLTGFPSDETIRQTILSGGYTYLAKPVSGDQLRDVIEHALSEKG, from the coding sequence ATGACTCGCAGGAAGCGAATCCTCTATATTGAAGATGACGCCACAGTGCGCGCCGAAATCGGGATGCTGCTGGAAATACTCGGCTACGAGGTCACCTTTGCCGGCGATGCTCCCGAAGCCCGCAAACGCTTCCACGAGAAGCCGGTGGATCTGGTGCTCACCGATCTGTACATGCCCGGCGGCCTGGGCACGGAGTTGTTGAAGGAGTTTCACCACGCGCAGCCGGATCTTCCGGTGATCGTGCTGACCGGCTTCCCCTCCGATGAGACGATCCGGCAGACGATCCTTTCCGGCGGCTACACTTATCTGGCCAAACCGGTCTCCGGTGACCAGTTGCGCGACGTGATTGAACACGCGCTCTCGGAAAAGGGCTAA
- a CDS encoding peptidylprolyl isomerase has product MKTLVTLSLTVLILCSACKSAKNQAADQTTPQKQTSTPVQQDQSGKLQKWPADYPVTGDSVAVISVSIDSQPAGDMVAEFYADKAPNHVRNFKWLADHGFYNGVKFHRIVKGFMIQGGDPSGNGTGGPGWNVNAEFNDTPHVKGILSMARASDPNSAGSQFFVCDDTPSFLNGKYTVFGKVFKGIDVLDKVLDVPVAPSPSGENSAPQKSVVMTSVKIVPRSAVK; this is encoded by the coding sequence ATGAAAACCCTGGTTACCCTATCCCTGACCGTGTTGATTCTGTGTTCGGCCTGCAAGTCGGCGAAGAATCAGGCGGCGGATCAGACCACACCCCAAAAACAAACGAGTACTCCTGTGCAACAAGATCAATCCGGCAAGCTGCAGAAGTGGCCCGCCGACTACCCTGTGACCGGTGACAGCGTCGCCGTGATTTCCGTGTCGATCGACAGCCAGCCCGCGGGCGACATGGTGGCGGAATTCTATGCGGACAAGGCTCCGAACCACGTGCGCAATTTCAAATGGCTGGCGGATCACGGCTTTTACAACGGCGTGAAGTTCCACCGCATTGTCAAGGGATTCATGATTCAGGGCGGCGATCCTTCCGGCAACGGCACGGGCGGCCCGGGCTGGAATGTCAACGCCGAGTTCAACGACACGCCGCACGTCAAGGGCATTCTGTCGATGGCGCGGGCAAGTGATCCCAACTCCGCGGGCAGCCAGTTCTTTGTCTGCGACGACACCCCCAGTTTTCTGAACGGCAAGTACACGGTGTTCGGCAAGGTGTTCAAGGGTATCGACGTGCTGGACAAGGTGCTGGACGTGCCGGTCGCGCCGTCTCCGTCCGGGGAAAATTCCGCTCCGCAGAAGTCCGTGGTGATGACGTCGGTGAAAATCGTGCCGCGCAGCGCGGTCAAATAA
- a CDS encoding endonuclease domain-containing protein — MNLPPSPTLVGEGRDGGRYPRPLMPRFWNIPKANWQSARDMRGQPTQAEKVLWEALRSYRTQVKFRRQHLIGRFIVDFYAPDIKLVIEVDGGIHRRSENAQRDQERTVALEASDCRVIRFSNDEVLSDLAHVVEVILREVSAPGKIPPLIPPLK, encoded by the coding sequence ATGAATCTTCCTCCTTCCCCTACTTTAGTGGGGGAAGGCCGGGATGGGGGTCGCTACCCTCGACCACTGATGCCCCGATTTTGGAACATACCGAAAGCGAACTGGCAGAGCGCCCGTGATATGCGCGGCCAACCCACGCAGGCCGAGAAGGTTCTGTGGGAGGCACTGCGTAGCTACCGTACGCAGGTCAAGTTTCGTCGCCAGCATCTGATTGGGCGTTTCATCGTAGATTTCTACGCGCCGGACATCAAACTGGTTATTGAAGTTGATGGCGGCATACACCGACGATCAGAAAATGCCCAGCGCGATCAGGAGCGTACCGTCGCCCTCGAAGCTTCCGACTGTCGGGTGATACGGTTTTCCAACGACGAAGTTCTCTCAGATCTGGCACACGTAGTGGAGGTGATTCTACGGGAGGTAAGTGCTCCCGGCAAAATACCCCCCTTAATCCCCCCACTAAAGTAG
- a CDS encoding MBL fold metallo-hydrolase produces the protein MSVTLSVLASGSKANAILICEDKTKILIDAGLGIRNMTAALTEVGLRPTDLTAILITHEHTDHVRGLAKLLERSHVSLYASAATLAAVDYMTPARVRTTAMNGETVQIGSFAVHGISVPHDASGPLAYHLQTGTHRITLATDLGEVPPALSEILAHSTALIFESNHDEQMLRDGSYPDFLKTRILSSNGHLSNRQSAEALAKCKGNGLQAVVLAHLSDENNLPELARASAHDALKDTGAELHVTTRSTSGPFLELK, from the coding sequence GTGTCTGTAACCCTATCCGTTCTCGCGTCCGGCTCCAAGGCGAATGCCATACTGATCTGCGAGGACAAGACCAAGATTCTGATTGATGCCGGTCTCGGCATTCGCAATATGACGGCGGCGCTAACGGAAGTCGGCCTGCGTCCGACCGACCTGACGGCGATTCTGATTACCCACGAGCACACCGACCACGTGCGCGGGCTGGCCAAGCTTTTGGAGCGCTCCCACGTGTCGCTCTATGCCAGTGCGGCCACGCTGGCGGCGGTCGACTACATGACACCGGCGCGGGTGCGCACCACGGCCATGAACGGCGAGACGGTGCAGATCGGCTCGTTTGCGGTGCACGGTATCTCCGTGCCGCACGACGCGTCGGGACCGCTGGCCTATCACCTGCAAACGGGCACGCACCGCATCACGCTGGCCACGGACCTCGGCGAGGTCCCGCCCGCTCTTTCCGAAATTCTGGCGCACAGCACCGCGCTGATCTTCGAAAGCAATCACGATGAGCAGATGCTGCGCGACGGCTCTTATCCGGACTTTTTGAAGACGCGCATCCTTTCGAGCAACGGCCATTTGTCCAACCGGCAGTCGGCGGAAGCTTTAGCCAAGTGCAAAGGCAATGGCTTGCAGGCCGTGGTGCTCGCTCACTTGTCCGATGAGAACAACCTTCCCGAACTGGCGCGGGCATCGGCGCACGACGCGCTGAAAGACACCGGCGCGGAGCTGCACGTGACGACGCGCTCGACTTCGGGGCCGTTTCTGGAATTGAAGTAG